The following are encoded in a window of Fusarium verticillioides 7600 chromosome 6, whole genome shotgun sequence genomic DNA:
- a CDS encoding alpha-D-xyloside xylohydrolase, producing the protein MHLRDGMWLPAKDFRTEYAEDVYEITPSKDQQALNLLCPVKHIRSRGDTLNQPTLDIDIKAEMDGVISIETTHWAGAQRKGPDFDLFPAGQPKVEGEIVKSDKGTTIQSGVLSATIHPDQHNFDIKFHSSDGKKHLTNLGNRSTGFAYSPAPSTPLQTGDMREFKHYMFMQTTLSVGESVHGLGERFGAWNKVGQNVVLWNADGGTSSDQAYKNVSFWMSNRGYGVFVDNPGKVDFEIGSERCCRVQTTVEGQRLKMYIIYGNGPKDVLKKYTVLTGKANKVPSWSFGLWLTTSFTTNYDEATVNSFLEGMKFRGSPVDVFHYDCFWMKGFRWTDFIFDEERFPDPKGQISRLKESGLCKKVCVWINPYIGQAGAAFKHAAEKGYLLKRKNGDIWQWDLWQAGMGLLDVTNPEACAWYTECLNGLFDKGVDALKTDFGERIPTLDVQWHDTSVDPHKMHNYYAFMYNKLVYEALQKRYGDNEAVLYARAACAGTQRFPLVWGGDCESTPEALAESVRGGLSMGLSGFTFWSCDIGGFEGSPPPWIYKRWVAMGLLCSHSRLHGSNCFRVPWIVDNDDPTEEGCSRTLSKWTALKTRLMPYIFSQAIESIEGGIPMSLRSVALEFPEDPTSWYLDRQFMVGSQLLAAPIYEESGEVEFYLPKGKWTSYFTNEAKSGPGWFKEKHAFGTLPLYVRENTILVLGSRKEVGSEYDFVKDVEVALYQTSPGAKTTVVDGDGNVAAELVVGENGKLENTDKLKGDYKIAEQGRNLEGDAPVSIESLS; encoded by the coding sequence atGCATCTCCGCGATGGCATGTGGCTGCCCGCCAAAGACTTTCGCACCGAGTATGCCGAAGATGTCTATGAGATCACTCCCAGCAAGGACCAGCAGGCCCTGAATCTGCTATGTCCCGTAAAGCACATCCGCTCTCGAGGCGATACCCTCAACCAACCCACgcttgatatcgatatcaaaGCAGAGATGGATGGAGTCATCTCTATCGAGACCACACATTGGGCCGGTGCTCAACGAAAAGGCCCCgactttgatctcttccCAGCTGGTCAACCCAAAGTTGAGGGGGAGATCGTCAAGAGTGACAAAGGCACTACTATTCAATCTGGAGTTCTCTCTGCCACTATTCACCCTGACCAACATAATTTCGACATCAAGTTCCACAGCTCAGATGGCAAAAAGCACCTCACGAACCTGGGCAATCGTAGCACAGGATTTGCCTACTCCCCAGCTCCCAGTACGCCATTGCAGACCGGAGATATGCGCGAATTCAAACACTACATGTTCATGCAAACGACTCTATCTGTCGGCGAGTCCGTCCACGGCCTTGGCGAGCGTTTTGGAGCATGGAACAAAGTTGGCCAGAATGTCGTTCTTTGGAACGCCGATGGTGGTACTTCAAGCGACCAAGCTTACAAAAACGTTTCTTTCTGGATGAGCAACCGTGGTTATGGTGTCTTTGTGGATAACCCTGGAAAGGTCGATTTCGAGATTGGTAGTGAAAGATGTTGTCGTGTGCAAACAACTGTGGAAGGGcagagattgaagatgtaTATCATCTACGGCAACGGGCCCAAGGATGTTCTCAAGAAATACACTGTCCTCACTGGAAAAGCCAACAAAGTCCCCAGTTGGAGTTTTGGTCTTTGGCTGACGACTAGTTTTACTACCAACTACGACGAGGCCACGGTCAATTCATTCCTCGAGGGCATGAAGTTTCGTGGGTCACCTGTCGATGTCTTCCACTACGACTGCTTCTGGATGAAGGGTTTCAGATGGACGGATTTTatctttgatgaagagcGTTTCCCTGATCCCAAGGGCCAGATATCGCGACTCAAGGAGAGTGGACTGTGCAAGAAGGTCTGCGTCTGGATCAACCCTTACATCGGCCAAGCTGGTGCGGCATTCAAACacgctgctgagaagggcTATCTcctcaagcgcaagaatGGAGATATCTGGCAGTGGGATCTCTGGCAAGCTGGCATGGGTCTTTTAGATGTGACCAACCCTGAAGCTTGTGCTTGGTATACCGAGTGTCTCAACGGGCTCTTTGACAAGGGCgtcgatgccctcaagacGGACTTTGGCGAGCGTATTCCCACTCTTGACGTTCAGTGGCATGATACCTCAGTCGACCCACACAAGATGCACAATTACTACGCCTTCATGTACAACAAGCTTGTTTACGAGGCTCTCCAGAAGCGATATGGCGACAACGAGGCTGTTCTTTATGCTCGTGCTGCCTGTGCCGGAACACAGCGCTTTCCTCTCGTATGGGGCGGAGATTGTGAGTCTACACCAGAGGCTCTCGCTGAGTCTGTCCGCGGCGGATTATCAATGGGTCTCAGCGGCTTCACTTTCTGGAGCTGTGACATTGGAGGCTTCGAAGGTTCTCCACCCCCATGGATCTACAAGCGATGGGTAGCAATGGGTCTTCTGTGCAGTCATAGTCGTTTGCACGGCTCGAATTGCTTCCGTGTTCCATGGATTGTCGACAATGATGATCCCACTGAGGAGGGATGCTCTAGGACTCTGTCCAAGTGGACGGCGCTCAAGACGCGATTGATGCCGTATATCTTCTCTCAGGCTATTGAGTCTATAGAGGGTGGTATCCCAATGTCTCTTCGATCTGTTGCACTTGAGTTCCCTGAAGACCCAACCTCTTGGTACCTTGATCGCCAATTCATGGTCGGTTCCCAGCTCCTAGCTGCTCCTATTTATGAAGAGTCAGGCGAAGTTGAGTTCTACCTCCCCAAGGGCAAATGGACATCTTATTTCACGAACGAAGCCAAGTCTGGTCCTGGATGGTTCAAAGAGAAGCACGCTTTCGGCACATTGCCTCTGTATGTCCGTGAGAACACTATTCTTGTGCTTGGCAGCCGCAAGGAGGTTGGTTCTGAATACGATTTTgtgaaagatgttgaagttgcCTTGTATCAGACTTCTCCTGGCGCTAAGACTACTGTAGTAGATGGTGATGGAAATGTTGCTGCAGAGCTTGTCGTTGGAGAAAATGGCAAACTTGAGAATActgacaagctcaaaggcGATTACAAGATTGCAGAACAAGGTCGTAATTTGGAGGGAGATGCCCCGGTTTCGATTGAGTCTCTGTCATAG
- a CDS encoding beta-glucosidase, with product MKLSSYLCAAVLAVAGQATKDKPVYKDPKASIDDRIEDLLKRMTIQDKTAQLIQGDMTNYLNLTDETVNKTGLAWNFKYRANSIWTGLYANMTTIKKAAKLGQDYLAKETELGIPAFVQSEGLHGVLILNGTIFNSPIGMGCSFNPELIEKMADVIATESRALGINQLFSPQVDLARELRFGRVEECFSEDPYLAGEMGYRYVKGLQAGGVSAMVKHYAAFATPEQGINTGPVHGGERELRSLYLPPFKRAIIDGGATSIMSSYNSYDGVPVVADSYLLTDILREEWGYKYYVISDAGGTARLAQAFYVCPLEDDECITLETLPAGNDAEMGGGYWSFEIIPELVKAGKLDEKVVDTAVSRVLRSKFEMGLFEKPFTGVADDKIWDYVNTKAHKKVARQLDAESIVLLENHENVLPLKKDANVAVIGPMAHGYVNYGDYVIHTAMTRGVTPYDGIKAASKGKVTFTQGCERWSTDESGFKEAVAAAEAADVAVVVVGTWSRDQNELWGGLNATTGEHIDVSNLNLIGAMPKLVKAIIETGKPTVVVYSSGKPITEPWISEEASALIQQFYQSQEGGHALADILYGNVNPSGKLSVSFPYDVGTTPIYYDHLNSARAWPNPGKIYENGTLKFGSNYVLENPEALYTFGYGLSYSKFDFSNISVSKKNVTATDTVTVSVDVSNKSKRDGSEVVQLYVKDMLASVDVARYQLKGFKKVAVKAGKIQTVKIDLKVEDWGLWNRKMKYVVEPGDFTVFVGNSSENFKGNVTVTVS from the exons ATGAAACTCTCTAGCTACCTCTGCGCGGCAGTTCTGGCTGTGGCCGGTCAGGCTACCAAGGATAAACCTGTTTACAAGGATCCCAAAGCTTCTATCGATGACAGAATCGAGGACCTTCTCAAGCGGATGACTATTCAGGACAAGACAGCACAATTGATCCAGGGTGATATGACAAACTATCTCAATCTCACTGATGAGACTGTCAATAAGACTGGTTTGGCATGGAACTTCAAGTATCGAGCCAATTCCATCTGGACAGGCTTGTATGCGAACATGACTactatcaagaaggctgctaAGCTAGGACAAGATTATTTGGCCAAGGAGACTGAGCTTG GTATTCCTGCCTTTGTTCAGAGTGAAGGTCTCCATGGAGTCTTGATTTTGAATGGAACAATTTTCAACAGTCCTATTGGCATGGGCTGCTCGTTCAACCCAGAGCTCATCGAAAAGATGGCCGATGTCATTGCAACAGAGTCTCGAGCCCTTGGCATTAATCAGCTGTTCTCTCCTCAAGTCGACTTGGCTCGAGAGTTGCGATTCGGTCGCGTTGAGGAATGCTTCAGCGAGGATCCTTACTT AGCTGGAGAAATGGGTTATCGATATGTAAAGGGTCTTCAAGCAGGTGGCGTCTCAGCCATGGTCAAGCACTAT GCTGCTTTTGCAACTCCAGAGCAAGGTATCAACACTGGCCCAGTCCACGGTGGTGAGCGAGAGCTGCGGTCTCTCTACCTCCCTCCATTCAAGCGAGCCATCATCGATGGAGGCGCAACTTCGATAATGTCCTCCTACAACTCCTACGATGGTGTTCCAGTTGTCGCAGACTCTTACCTCCTTACTGATATCCTCCGCGAAGAGTGGGGTTACAAGTACTACGTTATCTCCGATGCTGGTGGTACTGCTCGTCTTGCTCAAGCTTTCTATGTCTGTCCtcttgaggacgatgagTGTATCACTCTTGAG ACTCTTCCCGCTGGTAATGATGCTGAAATGGGTGGTGGCTACTGGAGTTTCGAGATCATCCCTGAGCTCGTCAAAGCTGGTAAACTCGACGAAAAGGTCGTCGATACCGCTGTATCTCGTGTTCTTCGCTCCAAGTTTGAGATGGGTCTTTTTGAGAAGCCCTTCACTGGCGTCGCGGATGATAAGATCTGGGACtatgtcaacaccaaggcaCACAAGAAGGTTGCGCGCCAACTTGATGCTGAGAGCATCGTTCTTCTAGAGAACCACGAGAATGTTCTGCCTCTGAAGAAAGACGCCAATGTTGCTGTGATCGGTCCCATGGCCCACGGCTATGTCAAT TACGGTGATTATGTCATTCACACAGCCATGACCCGAGGAGTTACTCCCTACGATGGAATTAAGGCCGCTAGCAAAGGCAAAGTGACCTTCACTCAAGGTTGCGAGCGCTGGTCCACAGACGAGTCTGGCTTCAAGGAGGCTGTCGCCGCAGCCGAGGCCGCTGATGTCGCCGTTGTAGTCGTCGGAACATGGTCTCGAGATCAGAACGAGCTATGGGGCGGTTTGAACGCCACGACCGGAGAGCATATAGACGTGAGTAACTTGAATCTCATCGGTGCCATGCCCAAGctcgtcaaggccatcatcgagacTGGGAAGCCCACCGTTGTGGTGTACAGTTCCGGAAAGCCTATCACAGAGCCATGGATTTCAGAGGAGGCTTCTGCTCTTATTCAGCAGTTTTACCAGTCTCAGGAAGGTGGTCATGCGCTGGCTGATATTCTGTACGGCAACGTCAACCCCTCGGGCAAGCTCTCCGTCAGCTTCCCCTACGATGTCGGCACCACGCCCATCTACTACGACCATCTCAACTCTGCGCGCGCCTGGCCAAACCCTGGCAAGATTTATGAGAACGGTACCCTTAAGTTTGGTAGCAACTACGTCCTTGAGAACCCCGAGGCCCTCTACACATTCGGCTATGGTTTGTCATACAGCAAGTTCGatttctccaacatctccgtctccaagaagaacgtcACTGCGACCGACACTGTCACCGTTTCCGTCGACGTCAGTAACAAGTCCAAGCGCGACGGCTCTGAGGTTGTGCAGCTGTATGTCAAGGACATGCTTGCGTCTGTCGATGTTGCGCGATACCAGCTCAAGGGTTTCAAGAAGGTCGCcgtcaaggctggcaagatcCAGACCGTCAAGATTgatctcaaggttgaggacTGGGGTCTATGGAACCGTAAGATGAAGTATGTCGTGGAGCCTGGTGATTTCACTGTCTTTGTAGGAAACTCGAGCGAGAACTTCAAAGGCAACGTGACTGTCACAGTTTCGTAG
- a CDS encoding methylene-fatty-acyl-phospholipid synthase, with protein sequence MALGLKDFVEYVDYDKQSLYISAASIAFNPLFWNIVARQEYHNKLLTKIFGGNSQVACYALAATIFSLGMIRDFIFKTAIAEQPTHPALVTDFIQAAAVALFIVGNVLVVSSTWRLGITGTFLGDYFGILMDEMVTGFPFNVTGSPMYTGSTCSFLATAMWYGKPAGILLTLWVDVVYRIALKFEDPFTSEIYAKRERERERAAGKKSN encoded by the exons atggctcttGGTTTGAAAGACTTTGTCGAGTATGTCGATTATGACAAGCAGAGCTTGTACA tctctgCTGCCTCCATCGCATTCAACCCTCTCTTCTGGAA CATCGTCGCCCGTCAAG AATACCACAACAAGCTTCTGACCAAGATCTTCGGCGGTAACTCCCAAGTTGCCTGCTATGCCCTTGCTGCCACTATCTTCTCTCTCGGTATGATTCGCGACTTTATCTTCAAGACTGCCATCGCCGAGCAACCCACGCATCCCGCTCTAGTCACCGACTTCATCCAGGCCGCAGCCGTTGCTCTGTTCATCGTTGGTAACGTCCTGGTCGTCTCTTCAACCTGGCGACTAGGCATTACTGGCACTTTCCTCGGTGACTACTTTGGCATTCTCATGGACGAGATGGTGACTGGCTTTCCCTTCAACGTGACCGGTTCTCCTATGTACACTGGCTCTACCTGCAGCTTCCTCGCTACCGCCATGTGGTATGGCAAGCCTGCCGGTATCCTGCTCACATTGTGGGTCGATGTTGTCTACAGGATCGCTTTGAAGTTTGAGGACCCGTTCACTTCTGAGATCTACGCCAagcgtgagcgtgagcgtgagcgtgCTGCTGGGAAAAAGTCCAACTAA
- a CDS encoding methionyl-tRNA synthetase, with translation MASKSPVLPEEGKRNILITSALPYVNNIPHLGNIIGSVLSADVFSRYCRARGWNTIYVCGSDEYGTATETKALEEGLSPADLCAKYHALHKGVYDWFRIDFDIFGRTPTQQQTQIVQQIFKELWKNGYIEERETTQPFCSHPAHGKFLADRFVEGECSICHDPGARGDQCDACGSLLDPFEPEREPSTSDDDHVEAKATGFLINPRCKVDGTTPEKRKTKHLFLRLDAVKDLLVPWFHKSSKEGDWSTNCISITQSWIDKGLLPRGITRDLKWGVPIPRDLEGLSNEEYAEKVFYVWFDACIGYVSITKNLVDGDNLDGTNWEKWWKNPENVKLYQFMGKDNVPFHTIIFPASQLGTGENWTKVHKMSTTEYLNYEGGKFSKSRGVGVFGNTAKETGVDPDVWRYYLLSRRPESADSEFKWQEFIDCNNNDLLKNLGNLNQRILKFTQAKLDGVVPDYTKYTDERLEEHKKEVNEALKTFISQFDAIKLRAGLATVMHISALGNKLLQDSKLNNQLLADEPDRCAAVIGLGINHLQLLASIVHPYMPSTSEAILEQIGSPGLISIPETWSGDLVKPGQKIGEPKLLFTQIPASKLDEWREAFGGEEIRKQKALEAEKAAAKKAAKDKKKQKKLALRQAEKAGEASTEEKPVEASAVDLLPDNKPSET, from the exons ATGGCTTCAAAATCACCCGTTCTGCCTGAGGAGGGTAAGCGCAACATTCTAATTACCAGTGCCCTTCCCTACGTCAACAACATTCCGCATCTgggcaacatcatcggcaGTGTTCTCTCCGCCGATGTCTTTTCTCGCTATTGCAGAGCGCGAGGCTGGAACACCATCTACGTTTGTGGTTCCGACGAGTACGGTACTGCTACCGAGACAAAGGCCCTCGAGGAAGGTCTTTCGCCCGCCGACCTTTGCGCCAAGTATCATGCCCTTCACAAGGGAGTCTACGATTGGTTCCGAATTGACTTCGATATCTTCGGCCGAACACCCACTCAACAACAGACCCAGATTGTGCAGCAGATCTTTAAGGAGCTCTGGAAGAATGGTTATATTGAGGAGCGAGAGACTACTCAGCCTTTTTGCTCGCATCCTGCCCACGGCAAGTTCCTCGCAGATCGATTCGTCGAGGGAGAATGCAGCATTTGCCATGACCCCGGAGCACGCGGAGATCAATGCGATGCCTGCGGTAGCCTTCTCGACCCATTTGAACCCGAACGCGAGCCCAGCACCTCTGATGATGACCATGTCGAGGCTAAAGCGACTGGTTTCCTGATCAACCCCCGCTGCAAGGTCGATGGAACCACCCCCGAGAAGCGAAAGACGAAGCACCTTTTCCTTCGCCTAGACGCGGTTAAGGACTTGCTTGTTCCCTGGTTCCACAAGAGTAGCAAGGAGGGAGATTGGAGCACAAACTGTATTTCCATCACCCAGTCATGGATCGACAAGGGACTCCTTCCCCGTGGTATCACTCGAGACCTCAAGTGGGGTGTTCCTATTCCCAGGGATCTCGAAGGCTTGAGTAACGAGGAGTATGCAGAGAAGGTCTTCTATGTTTGGTTCGATGCTTGCATTGGCTACGTCTCtatcaccaagaacttggtcGATGGTGATAACTTGGATGGCACGAACTGGGAGAAGTGGTGGAAGAACCCTGAGAACGTCAAGCTTTACCAGTTCATGGGCAAGGACAATGTACC ATTTCACACTATCATCTTCCCTGCCTCTCAACTTGGAACAGGAGAGAACTGGACCAAGGTCCACAAGATGTCGACAACCGAGTATCTCAACTATGAGGGCGGAAAGTTCAGCAAGTCCCGCGGCGTTGGAGTTTTTGGAAACACTGCTAAAGAGACTGGCGTTGATCCTGATGTTTGGCGATACTACCTTCTATCCAGACGGCCCGAGTCCGCTGACTCTGAGTTCAAATGGCAAGAGTTCATTGACTGCAACAACaacgatcttctcaagaacctcggtAACTTGAACCAACGAATCCTCAAGTTCACTCAGGCCAAGTTGGATGGCGTCGTTCCCGACTACACAAAGTACACCGACGAGCGGCTAGAGGAGCACAAGAAGGAAGTGAAcgaggccctcaagaccTTTATCTCACAGTTCGACGCCATCAAGCTCCGCGCTGGCCTTGCCACCGTTATGCACATCTCTGCCCTTGGCAACAAACTTCTGCAGGACAGCAAGCTGAACAACCAGCTTCTGGCCGATGAGCCAGACCGCTGCGCTGCGGTgattggtcttggtatcaaccatctccagctccttGCAAGCATCGTTCATCCTTACATGCCCTCTACTTCCGAGGCCATCCTGGAGCAGATCGGCAGCCCTGGCTTGATCTCCATTCCTGAGACATGGTCAGGAGACCTCGTCAAGCCCGGCCAAAAGATTGGCGAGCCCAAGCTTCTCTTCACACAGATCCCTGCGTCTAAGCTTGATGAGTGGCGCGAggcctttggtggtgaggagaTCCGAAAGCAAAAGGCCCTCGAGGCAGAGAAGGCGGCGGCGAAGAAGGCTGCTAAGGAcaaaaagaagcaaaagaagctCGCTCTTCGTCAAGCTGAGAAGGCCGGTGAAGCTTCTACCGAGGAGAAGCCTGTTGAGGCCTCTGCTGTTGACCTGCTCCCCGACAACAAGCCCTCTGAGACATAG